The region TCGTCGTTGATGAGGCGCCCGCCCACGAAACGGGTATCCGGCTTGAATTCGCCTGTCGGGATGTCGGCCTTGTCGAGAATTGCGAGGTTTGATTCCGGGAGGGTCATCTGGAGGCCGTTGATTTTTTCACCGAGCGTGTAATAGGGGTGCCAGCCTTCGGAATAGGGAAGGTCGCATTTGCCGATGTTCGTGACGGTCGATTCGACAGTGTAGCTTTCGCCTGTGAACGTGATCTTGTTGACCGCGCGGAAGGGAAACGGGAAACCCGTAAATGCACCCGGCCAGTCGATACCGAATGTCGCGACGCATTTTTCGCTATCGCTTTCGAAACTCAGGAGGTTCCATTCTTTGTTCTGCAAAAAGCCGTGGAGGGCATGCGGTGCCCAGCTCACGTTGTTCACGAGCTGGTAATCGCTCCCGTTCCAGTTGAATTTGGCGTATGCCACGCGTCCCGGGAACGGGGCGAGTCTGCAACCTGCGTTTGTGTCGGGGCCCATTTTGAAAATGTCGTCGCCCTCGCGGTAGCCGAAAAGGAGGTCCTGGAGTTTGCCGTTATTGTCAGGAAGGCGCCAAGCGTTGAGGCCTGCGCCATAACCGCTCAAAATTTCGAATTCAGCGCCGTCGTCACGCTGCAAAACAAAGCACTGCACAGTGCCCAAAGGACGGGAAATAAGTTTGAAGTTGCTCATATCGTTGTTGCTAGTTGATAGTTATTAGTTATTAGAGAATTTAGTAATTAGACGAGAGAACGCTCGCAGGCTTGCTACAGACGGGAGCCTGTTTAAATTACTGCATTTTTCTCTTGATTTTGATTTTTTGCCGTTTTTTACGTCAAAATGATGGGGAAATTTCGTTTTTTGACGTAAAATTTTATACAAATTAACTGATTTTGGCTGAGAAATCCCGATTTTGGTAGCGTCGGGCTGCTTTTCCCTTCAAAAAATTGCCTGTTTCGTCAGTTTTTTGAAAAATTTGCCTCCAATATCTCGCAAATTTCTCAAGATATTATAGACAACGTTGAAATTTTACGTCAATTTCTTTGAAAATTCACCTTTTTTGACGTAAATTTTGACCTTTTTTCGATTTCACTCCTTTTTAGATTGCTGAACTCAAAGTTCTGCCGACTGCGGTAAAATCGCGATTATTATCAAACGACTAAAGACTAATAACCAATGACCAACTGCTAATTACTATCTTTCTCTTCATGGATTCTCAGACGATTGTTGCTCCGATGACGCCTGCGGGCGTGAGTGCCGTTGCCGCCATCCGCGTGAGTGGCTCGAAGGTGCGCGAAGTGGTGCGCCTCTTGTTCGGCGAATCGGCGTTCAAGAATTTGAAGCCTCGCGAAGCAAAGCTTGCGACGGCTCGTGACTATCGTACAATGATCGGCGATGACCGTAAAACGGCGCAAGTCATCGATAGCCTCCTCTACATCTTTTTTGAAGGTCCGAATTCCTATACCGGCGAAGACGTGCTGGAACTTTACCCGCACGGGAACCCGATTATCGTCCGCGAACTCATTCAGGTTATCAAGAGCGTCGAAGGCGTACGCTTGGCAGAGCCGGGCGAATACACGCGCCGCGCTTTCTTGAACGGTCGCATGGACTTGGTGCAGGCGGAATCTGTCGCCGATGTGATCCACAGCGCTAACCGTGACGAACTCAGGAACGCCCATCGCTTGCTCGGCGGTGCGCTCTCGAAAAAAGTCAAGACGCTTACGGAACAGGTCATGGATATCTCGGCCCGCCTCGAACTGGATGTCGATTTCTCCGAAGAAGAAGCTGACCCGGATTATGCGACTTGGGGCGTGAAAATCTCTGCGATTCGCGAAAGCGTAGAATCCATTTTGAAAAGTTTTAAGGGCAAGGCTGTCGTCAGCCGTTTGCCGCTTGCGGTTTTGTACGGCGCTCCGAATGCGGGCAAGTCGAGCCTCGTGAATGCGCTCCTCGGTGAAGACAGAATCCTCGTGAGCAACATCCCCGGCACGACCCGCGACTTTGTCGAAGTCCGCTTGTTCCTGGACGGGGGTGAAATCCGCCTTGTCGATACCGCCGGTATCGCGGACAAGGCGACCGATGCTCTCGATGCGCTTAGCATGGAAAAGAGCAAGGAAATCCTCGCCGAAGCGGACATGAAGATTCTGGTGGTGGACGGTAGTTTAGACGAGAGGCTAGAGACGAGAGACGAAAGTTGCATGTCCTGTCATCCTGAGCGAAACGAAGTGGAGTCGAAGGATCTCCATCCGGATTTTGTCGTCATTTCAAAGAGCGACTTGGGCGCATCTCGGCAGGTCGGCGCATCTTGCCAAGGCGGAAATCTTCACATTTCCTCCAAAACAGGGGTGGGTCTTGCGGATCTCAAACGCGCTATGAACGCCGCCCTTTTCAAGAAAACTGAAAATTCCGAAGACCTCTGGATCACAAGCGAACGCGAAAAGACTTGCCTCGAAGAGGCCCTTGCGGGCATCGACCGTGCACTTGACCTTATCCGCACGAATCCGGCGGTGGAACTTTTGGCTTTCGAAATGCAGCTGGTGCGCCGTTCGCTCCAGAGCATAACGGGCGAAATCTCGTCCGAAGACGTTTTACAACAAATATTTGCGGGGTTCTGCATTGGGAAATAGTTACGTTGGTCTCGTTCTTGCCGTCTTTGCGTTCGGCACTTACATGGTCCCTCTCAAGGCTTGGTCCAAGTTCTCGTCGTGGGCGTACCTCTCCTGCATGGCCTTGGGCATGTTCATCGGGCAGCTTTGCATCTCTTTTGCGACGGACTCGTTCCGCTTTTTGCCGGTAGGCATCCTTTGCGGTTTCCTTTGGGTGATTGCAGGCGCGTTCTGCTTCTGGGCGGTCAAGGCTGAACAGGACTTGACGGGTGCCGGTGTGCGCTCGATGGGCGTGAGCATCCTCGCTTCGTTTGTGAGCGGTGTACTTGTATTCTCGGAATCCACGCTGCTTTATTTTTCGATCCCGGCGATAATCCTTTTGCTTTTCGGCTTGAGCCGACTTGCCCCTCCGCAAGGGAACATTTTCAGAAATTGGCGCTCCCTTCTGGGCGGTCTCATTTTTGGGCTGTTCCTCATCCCCTACAAGTTTGCCGAAGTCCCCATACTCGAATTTATGGGTTCGTTTGCCTTAGGTATTTTTGTATCCGCAGAACTTTTGGTTGCAATTTTGAGTATAAAGCGACGTGCACTTTTTGAATATGGCGTTGCTCCGTCTGTGACGTCCATGTTTATGGGTGTCCTCTGGGTCATCGGACAGCATGGCTGCTTCTGGGCTATCGATTCGAATGGCGCTTTGGGTTACGCCGTTGGTTACCCGCTCACGCAATTGAATCTTTTGGTGAACTTGCTCTGGGGCGTGGTCGTCTTCCATGAATACCCGACCAAGCCGGAACGGATTAAGCTTGCCATTGCGGTTTTTGTTATTCTTTGTGGCGGAGCCTTGCTTGCACTGTCGAAAATGTAAAGTGCTGTAACTTTTTGTAGCGGTTGCTAATGCCGTTGGCGTTCTGTCAACGGAAAACATGTAAAAAACGCATTGCTTTTTTGCACATCCCCGATTCTGAATATATGTTTATAGTATGAGTTGGTGGAAGTGCATATTGATTGGGTCTTTAGTCGGTTCCGCGTCCGTGTGGGCCGTTAAAGCAGCACCGTTTTTAATCAATTCGACACAGCCGGATGGTTCTGTCGTGCAGATTCGAAAGGTCGGAAACGAACACTTTAATTACACGCTGACTGGTGAAGATAGTGTGCTTGTGGTTCGTGATTCTGCCGGTTATTGGAACTATGCCGACGAACATGGTAAAAAGACGGGTATGAGGGTTCATGCCAAGTCCAAACGTGGTGCAAAAGAGAAAAACTTCCTCAAAAAACGCGATTCTCACGAAATCTTGAGAAAGTTCCGCGAAAAACGCCTGAAAAAACTCCAGGAACAGCAGGCGGACACCTCTTTGGGACCCATGATGCTTCAGTCTTCTGCGGGTGCTCCCCAGATGGCTAATGAGTGGGGATGGGGCGGCAGGGGCGAAACGACCCAAAGTACAGGCGTTCCGACACGTCCGGCATTGAATTCTGTCCGAAAAGAGGGCGAAGTTCGTGGCCTTGTTGTTCTGGTCCAATTTAGCGATGTCAAGTTCAAGCGGGATAATGCCGCCGAAGAATATCTGAATTACCTCAATCAGGAGGGATATTCCAATTTTTATATGAGCGGCAGCGTGAGGGATTTCTTTATTTCAAATTCCAACGGCAAGTACCAGCCGACATTTGATGTTGCTGGGCCGATTACTCTGAAAGGTACTCGCGATTCGTACGGCTCTCAAGTGAACCCGAATAACATGGCGGCCGGTGCCGTCAAGGCTATTAGCGAAGCGATGGACTCGCTTGTTGCGAGCAATGTAGATTTTTCGCCTTACGATAGCGATGGTGATCGGGTTGTTGACTTTGTCTATATGATCTATGCCGGTGTCGGCTCTGCGGATACAGATGTGCAATCTGCGATTTGGCCCCATTCATACAATGTTGCAAAGCGTCTTACGCGTAACATGTCGATGAACCGTTACGCTTGCTCTCCAGAACTTGATGGCCAGTCGTATATGTATAATAGAAATACGACCGCGTTGAATGGCATCGGGACGTTCTGCCATGAATTTAGCCATGTGCTTGGACTCCAGGACCATTACGATGTGCAGGTCAACGACACGAGAACGAAAGTCCGTTACACGCCTGGTCAATGGGACCTGATGGATGCCGGGTCATACAACTGCCCGCAAAACAGATCGTATACGACGTCTTGCTCTCCCGCAAACATGTCCTCGTTTGAACGCTTTAGCTTGGGCTGGCTTGATCCAAGGTATCTAGAAGTTTCGGATACAACATTTGTTCTAAAGTCGATTCAGGAAAATGACGGGCTTGTGCTGACGTCTAAAAAGGATAATGAATATTACTTTGTCGATTTCCGTTTGCTGACGGGCTTTGATAAGGGACTTCCCAATAAAGGCGTCTTGATTTGGCATATAAACTATGACCGGTATTTATGGACGTATAACGAAGTCAACACATCGGACCCGATGAAGGTGGATCTGATCGAAGCCGATGGCAAAGCGGATATGTATTCGGTATCTGGTGACGCATTCCCGACGAATCGAGTTAATAGCTTTAACGGCTTTGTGACGTGGAGCGGCGATAGCCTCGGGCTTGAAGTTTATGATATCAAGATCGTTGATGATCATGCCGAATTTAAAACTCGGGGGAGCCGTACCCCGCGCGTGACGGTATCTTCTAGTTCGGCAAAGGTTTCTTCTTCGAGTGTTGCAGTCTCATCGTCGAGTAAAAATGTTTCGTCTTCGAGCCGGATCGCTTCGTCGTCAAGCCGGATTGTTTCCTCTTCAAGTCAAATAGCGTCGTCCTCAAGTCTTTTTGAAAAGAACTCCTCTATTGCCGAGGCCACTTCGAGTTCATCGGAAATGATGAGCAGTTCTTCTGATGCATCCTCGGTTTTGGAAAGCTCAAAGTCTAGCTCTTCGAAGGGTACTATTGCCTTGGATAAAAAGAATTCGACCATGCCGAATGTCCGCATCTCTGTAATGGATGGCGTTTTGATGGTGCATTCCAAGATTGCAGGCCGTAAGATGGTCAACCTTTTCGATGCCAACGGAACGCTTCTTAAAACGGAAATGTTCTATGGCGAATCCTGTGAAATTCGTTTGGGCGAAATTCGCGGAAAATCGTTTGTCATCGCGACGGTTGAAAACGAAGGACGGATAATAAAATCATATAAAGTTCGAATGAACTAGAAACTGGGGCGAAAGCCCCTTTTTTACAATATGTCATCCTCGCCATGATAAAATGTCATTCCCGCCTCCGAGCGGGAATCTCCTTTTTTAGAAAATATCTAAATTGTCTAACATGAAAAAACTTTTCGCTAGAATTGCTATGAGCTGCGCGCTTGTCCCGGCACTTTTGACGGGGACGTCTAGGGCCGCAGTAAACTTGCCCGTGCATAAGGAAGTCCTTGATAACGGGCTTACCGTACTTTTGTACCCGAACAAGCAGGCTCCGACAGTGAGCTTCCGCCTGTTTTACGTGACCGGCTCCGTCCACGAAGTTCCCGGCAAGTCTGGACTTGCGCATATTCTGGAACATGAACTCTTCAAGGGCACAAAGAAGGTCGGCATCTCCGATAGCGTTGCCGATGTCAGGTTCATGGCAACCCAGGATTCCTTGCAGGCTTTGATCCGCTCGGCAAGACTTGCTGACGATACCGCCCGCGTGAAAACGCTGACTGTAGAACACGATTCCGTGCTGAATGAGCACCGCAAGATTTTCATCAAGGATGAACTGTGGGGCGCCTACCAGGCTGCTGGCGGAACGGGTCTCAACGCCTTTACGAGCGACTTGGTCACGGCTTACACCGTAACGCTTCCCAAGAATAAAACGGAACTCTTTATGTGGCTAGAATCGGACCGCATGCAGAACGCCGTGTTGCGCGAGTTCTATTCGGAACGCTCTGTTGTCCGTGAAGAACGCCGTATGCGCTACGATGACCGCCCGACGGGCCGCTTTTACGAAACGCTGAATTCCATGATTTACGAAGCGTTCCCGTACCGTGTGCCGACCATCGGCTGGCCAAGCGATATCGAAAACCTGACACGCGAACAGGCCGAAGAGCATTACCGCAAGTATTACAAACCGCGCAATGCAATTCTCGTGATGGCAGGCGATTTGGACACGCTTGAAACGATGAAGCTTGTCAAGAAGTATTTTGCACCGATCCCGGCCGGCGAAGCATTCCCTCCGCTTACCGTGCGTGACCCCGAACAGGCTGGCGAAAAGCGTTTGACTGTCAAGCGCAAGGATGCCCCGAATCTTTACACGCTCGTCTTCAAGACTCCCGCTGTGGGCGACAGCACCCTCTACGCACTTGACATTGCCGAAGGCGTGTTGAACGGACGTTCCGGCCGCCTCTACAAGCGCCTTGTCGAAGAAGAAAAAATCGCCGTCGGCGTGAGCGCAAGCAACAGCCCGAACAAGTACATCTCCGAGTTTTCTGTCCGCGTGAATCTGCGCCCCGATGCCAATCGCGAGAAGGTCGAAAAAATCGTCTGGGAAGAACTTGAAAAGTTGAAATCGCAGCAGGTCAGCGAACGCGAATTCCAGAAAGTCAAGAACCGCGCTTATGCAGGACTCGTCCGTAGCTTGACCGATATGGAAAATGTCGCGACCATGCTCGGCTGGTACGAAGTCTATGGCGATTACCGCATCTTCCTCAACTGGGCTGATAATTTGGACAAGGTAAATGTCGCTGACGTGCAGAACGTCGCAAAGAAAACATTTGTCCGCGAAAAGTCCATTGCCGGATTCCTCGTGAAAGAATAAAAATGAGCGACGCTAATGCGTCGCTTTTTTGTATTCTCATACTCTCTTCGAAACATGACTGCTGCGGATATCAAATGCGAGTCCACAAGTGACCTCTCGCTTGATACCCTTGCATGTCATTCCCGGCTTGACCGGGAATCTCCTTACAAAGCTTCGATTTCCTCTTTGGTGAGACCGAATGTATCAGCAATGATATCTATTGAAACACCTTTGCTTTTTTGCAATTTTGCTTTTTCTTTCAACACTTTCTCATCGTGTTTTTTGAACGCATCTGAATCGTGCTGTTCAATGTAGTCCAGCACTACTTCGTTATCCCATCTGGCGTTCTTCATCATAAGATACTCCTCAAGTTTGTCTCCCTTCAAATTAGATATTTGAGAGACCGAAGTCAAGTGCTTGAATTTTTTGTTTTGGAGAGGAGGAGGGAGTTCTTTCAGTAAACTTGAGTATCTAAGTGCGAATAACCATTGGTTTTCGTTTTGTTTTAAGTCTATTTCTCTATAAATCTTTGGAATTTCAATGATGGTGAAGTTGTAACTGTCCATCATTATTTCGCCTGTCTTAAGGTCGCAAATGGAGCTTCGGTGAATAATGCGATCATCCTCAAACAGTCTATGTTGAGCGATTGCCATGATGTAAGTCGGCTTGACCTCGTATTTCCATCCGGGATAGCCTTGCGATACGACCATCTGTCCTGCGTAAAAAGCGAGTCTTTTCATAAAGTTTGTGAAAGGACGAATTTGAACTTCAATTTCAATGAGTTTTCCGGAATCGTCGGTGCAGTGCAAATCAAAAAATGTAG is a window of Fibrobacter sp. UWB4 DNA encoding:
- a CDS encoding M6 family metalloprotease domain-containing protein; protein product: MSWWKCILIGSLVGSASVWAVKAAPFLINSTQPDGSVVQIRKVGNEHFNYTLTGEDSVLVVRDSAGYWNYADEHGKKTGMRVHAKSKRGAKEKNFLKKRDSHEILRKFREKRLKKLQEQQADTSLGPMMLQSSAGAPQMANEWGWGGRGETTQSTGVPTRPALNSVRKEGEVRGLVVLVQFSDVKFKRDNAAEEYLNYLNQEGYSNFYMSGSVRDFFISNSNGKYQPTFDVAGPITLKGTRDSYGSQVNPNNMAAGAVKAISEAMDSLVASNVDFSPYDSDGDRVVDFVYMIYAGVGSADTDVQSAIWPHSYNVAKRLTRNMSMNRYACSPELDGQSYMYNRNTTALNGIGTFCHEFSHVLGLQDHYDVQVNDTRTKVRYTPGQWDLMDAGSYNCPQNRSYTTSCSPANMSSFERFSLGWLDPRYLEVSDTTFVLKSIQENDGLVLTSKKDNEYYFVDFRLLTGFDKGLPNKGVLIWHINYDRYLWTYNEVNTSDPMKVDLIEADGKADMYSVSGDAFPTNRVNSFNGFVTWSGDSLGLEVYDIKIVDDHAEFKTRGSRTPRVTVSSSSAKVSSSSVAVSSSSKNVSSSSRIASSSSRIVSSSSQIASSSSLFEKNSSIAEATSSSSEMMSSSSDASSVLESSKSSSSKGTIALDKKNSTMPNVRISVMDGVLMVHSKIAGRKMVNLFDANGTLLKTEMFYGESCEIRLGEIRGKSFVIATVENEGRIIKSYKVRMN
- a CDS encoding Rpn family recombination-promoting nuclease/putative transposase encodes the protein MEQNNPDSLSEYFIKPGETSPFTDLLIDPAFKQAFDPDKPDSKTNLINLLNDILGPQLPHPITDVRRRGSEQNATGSKESKTTFFDLHCTDDSGKLIEIEVQIRPFTNFMKRLAFYAGQMVVSQGYPGWKYEVKPTYIMAIAQHRLFEDDRIIHRSSICDLKTGEIMMDSYNFTIIEIPKIYREIDLKQNENQWLFALRYSSLLKELPPPLQNKKFKHLTSVSQISNLKGDKLEEYLMMKNARWDNEVVLDYIEQHDSDAFKKHDEKVLKEKAKLQKSKGVSIDIIADTFGLTKEEIEAL
- the mnmE gene encoding tRNA uridine-5-carboxymethylaminomethyl(34) synthesis GTPase MnmE, which codes for MDSQTIVAPMTPAGVSAVAAIRVSGSKVREVVRLLFGESAFKNLKPREAKLATARDYRTMIGDDRKTAQVIDSLLYIFFEGPNSYTGEDVLELYPHGNPIIVRELIQVIKSVEGVRLAEPGEYTRRAFLNGRMDLVQAESVADVIHSANRDELRNAHRLLGGALSKKVKTLTEQVMDISARLELDVDFSEEEADPDYATWGVKISAIRESVESILKSFKGKAVVSRLPLAVLYGAPNAGKSSLVNALLGEDRILVSNIPGTTRDFVEVRLFLDGGEIRLVDTAGIADKATDALDALSMEKSKEILAEADMKILVVDGSLDERLETRDESCMSCHPERNEVESKDLHPDFVVISKSDLGASRQVGASCQGGNLHISSKTGVGLADLKRAMNAALFKKTENSEDLWITSEREKTCLEEALAGIDRALDLIRTNPAVELLAFEMQLVRRSLQSITGEISSEDVLQQIFAGFCIGK
- a CDS encoding GRP family sugar transporter, with protein sequence MGNSYVGLVLAVFAFGTYMVPLKAWSKFSSWAYLSCMALGMFIGQLCISFATDSFRFLPVGILCGFLWVIAGAFCFWAVKAEQDLTGAGVRSMGVSILASFVSGVLVFSESTLLYFSIPAIILLLFGLSRLAPPQGNIFRNWRSLLGGLIFGLFLIPYKFAEVPILEFMGSFALGIFVSAELLVAILSIKRRALFEYGVAPSVTSMFMGVLWVIGQHGCFWAIDSNGALGYAVGYPLTQLNLLVNLLWGVVVFHEYPTKPERIKLAIAVFVILCGGALLALSKM
- a CDS encoding aldose 1-epimerase is translated as MSNFKLISRPLGTVQCFVLQRDDGAEFEILSGYGAGLNAWRLPDNNGKLQDLLFGYREGDDIFKMGPDTNAGCRLAPFPGRVAYAKFNWNGSDYQLVNNVSWAPHALHGFLQNKEWNLLSFESDSEKCVATFGIDWPGAFTGFPFPFRAVNKITFTGESYTVESTVTNIGKCDLPYSEGWHPYYTLGEKINGLQMTLPESNLAILDKADIPTGEFKPDTRFVGGRLINDEFINDCFCLNQGNGTFVLKNKKNFENILATVELKSDTKSLQIWQKAGDEQYNAIQIYTPPDRMSIAIEPMTAEPDTLNHHRDLIIIKPGESRTFTFGAKFQKR
- a CDS encoding pitrilysin family protein, with the translated sequence MKKLFARIAMSCALVPALLTGTSRAAVNLPVHKEVLDNGLTVLLYPNKQAPTVSFRLFYVTGSVHEVPGKSGLAHILEHELFKGTKKVGISDSVADVRFMATQDSLQALIRSARLADDTARVKTLTVEHDSVLNEHRKIFIKDELWGAYQAAGGTGLNAFTSDLVTAYTVTLPKNKTELFMWLESDRMQNAVLREFYSERSVVREERRMRYDDRPTGRFYETLNSMIYEAFPYRVPTIGWPSDIENLTREQAEEHYRKYYKPRNAILVMAGDLDTLETMKLVKKYFAPIPAGEAFPPLTVRDPEQAGEKRLTVKRKDAPNLYTLVFKTPAVGDSTLYALDIAEGVLNGRSGRLYKRLVEEEKIAVGVSASNSPNKYISEFSVRVNLRPDANREKVEKIVWEELEKLKSQQVSEREFQKVKNRAYAGLVRSLTDMENVATMLGWYEVYGDYRIFLNWADNLDKVNVADVQNVAKKTFVREKSIAGFLVKE